A genome region from Geobacter pickeringii includes the following:
- a CDS encoding peptidase U32 family protein — protein MKIPELLAPAGNMEKLKVAIHYGADAVYLGGQKFGLRNLAGNFTQAELAEAVAYAHDRGVKVYLTVNSFPDTDDLPELDRYLEETAPIPFDALIAADPGVIATIRRITPDRPIHLSTQANTTTWRSALFWQEQGIRRINLAREMSLEAIRETRERVSAELEVFTHGALCISYSGRCLLSSVMSGRNANKGECSHPCRWSYALVEETRPGEYFPVVEDEAGTFIFNSKDLCLIRHIPELVGAGVDSLKIEGRMKGINYVASVVRVYRDALDRYAADPAGYRFNPEWLGELAKLSHRGYTTGFLLGRPQDVDQEYDSRYRRSHEFVGMVEELLPGGSVVVGVRNRIAAGTEVEFVGRRMTATRHRLDSFTDRDGAPLAEAHPNQKIIVSVPFPAERYDLIRKEHQ, from the coding sequence ATGAAAATACCCGAACTCCTCGCCCCGGCGGGGAACATGGAAAAACTGAAGGTGGCGATCCACTACGGCGCCGACGCCGTCTATCTCGGAGGACAGAAGTTCGGCCTGCGCAACCTCGCCGGCAACTTCACCCAGGCGGAGTTGGCCGAGGCGGTGGCCTATGCCCACGACCGGGGGGTGAAGGTCTATCTTACGGTCAACTCCTTTCCCGACACCGACGACCTTCCGGAGCTCGACCGCTACCTGGAAGAGACGGCGCCGATCCCCTTCGACGCCCTCATCGCCGCCGACCCGGGGGTCATCGCCACCATCCGCCGCATCACCCCCGACCGGCCGATCCACCTCTCCACCCAGGCCAACACCACCACCTGGCGGAGCGCCCTCTTCTGGCAGGAGCAGGGGATCCGGCGGATCAACCTCGCCCGGGAGATGTCCCTGGAAGCGATCCGGGAGACGCGGGAGCGGGTCTCGGCCGAGCTGGAGGTCTTCACCCACGGCGCCCTCTGCATCTCCTACTCGGGGCGCTGCCTCCTCTCCAGCGTCATGAGCGGCCGCAACGCCAACAAGGGGGAGTGCTCCCACCCCTGCCGGTGGAGCTACGCCCTGGTGGAGGAGACCCGGCCCGGCGAATACTTCCCGGTGGTGGAGGACGAAGCGGGGACCTTCATCTTCAACTCCAAGGACCTCTGCCTGATCCGCCACATCCCGGAGCTCGTGGGGGCGGGGGTCGACTCCCTCAAGATCGAGGGGAGGATGAAGGGGATCAACTACGTCGCCTCGGTGGTCCGGGTCTACCGCGACGCCCTGGACCGCTACGCCGCCGACCCGGCCGGCTACCGCTTCAACCCCGAATGGCTCGGCGAGCTCGCCAAGCTCAGTCACCGGGGGTACACCACCGGCTTTCTCCTCGGCAGGCCCCAGGACGTGGACCAGGAGTACGACTCCCGCTACCGCCGCAGCCATGAGTTCGTCGGCATGGTGGAGGAGCTCCTCCCCGGCGGGTCGGTCGTTGTGGGGGTCCGGAACCGGATCGCGGCGGGGACCGAGGTGGAGTTCGTCGGCCGCCGGATGACGGCGACGCGCCACCGGCTCGACTCCTTCACCGACCGGGACGGCGCCCCCCTTGCCGAGGCCCACCCGAACCAGAAGATCATCGTCAGCGTCCCCTTCCCGGCGGAACGCTACGACCTCATCCGCAAGGAACACCAGTAA
- a CDS encoding glycosyltransferase: MAAPYISIIVPVYNEEPNLQKLMARLYPVMKSLGKPFEIIFTDDGSRDRSLKILREMAQSHPEVKVIEFNGNFGQHMAIMAAFEMSTGEIVVTLDADLQNPPEEIPKLVAEMEKGHDVVGSIRQKRQDTFFRRAASKIVNITTNKMTGMQMSDYGCMLRAYNRTVIDNLNRCQEMTTFIPALAQTFASNPSEVPVSHAERAEGESKYSLYRLIRLNFDLMTGFSVVPLQLFALLGILTSVASVLFALFLLVRRFLIGSEVEGVFTLFAILFFFVGIVIFGIGLVGEYVGRIYQEVRRRPRYVVRRTYGFEE; the protein is encoded by the coding sequence ATGGCCGCACCTTACATTTCCATCATCGTCCCGGTCTACAACGAGGAGCCGAACCTCCAGAAGCTCATGGCGCGGCTCTATCCGGTCATGAAATCCCTCGGGAAACCCTTCGAGATCATCTTCACCGACGACGGCTCCCGGGACCGCTCCCTGAAGATCCTCCGGGAGATGGCCCAGAGCCATCCCGAAGTGAAGGTGATTGAGTTCAACGGCAACTTCGGCCAGCACATGGCGATCATGGCCGCCTTCGAGATGAGCACGGGCGAGATCGTCGTCACCCTCGACGCCGACCTCCAGAACCCCCCCGAGGAGATCCCGAAGCTCGTGGCCGAGATGGAGAAGGGGCACGACGTGGTGGGGAGCATCCGCCAGAAGCGCCAGGATACGTTCTTCCGCCGGGCGGCGTCTAAAATCGTCAACATCACCACCAACAAGATGACCGGGATGCAGATGAGCGACTACGGCTGCATGCTCCGGGCGTACAACCGCACCGTCATCGACAACCTGAACCGCTGCCAGGAGATGACCACCTTTATCCCGGCCCTGGCCCAGACCTTCGCCTCAAACCCGTCGGAGGTGCCGGTCTCCCACGCGGAGCGGGCCGAGGGGGAGAGCAAGTACTCCCTCTACCGCCTCATCCGCCTCAACTTCGACCTCATGACCGGCTTCTCGGTGGTGCCGCTCCAGCTCTTCGCCCTCCTCGGCATCCTCACCTCGGTGGCATCGGTCCTCTTCGCCCTCTTCCTCCTCGTGCGGCGCTTCCTCATCGGCTCCGAGGTGGAGGGGGTCTTCACCCTCTTCGCCATCCTCTTCTTCTTTGTCGGCATCGTCATCTTCGGCATCGGCCTCGTGGGGGAGTACGTCGGTCGGATCTACCAGGAAGTGCGGCGCCGGCCACGGTACGTGGTGCGGCGGACCTACGGATTTGAAGAATAG
- a CDS encoding bifunctional DedA family/phosphatase PAP2 family protein: MELIDSLIPKLEHFRMLGYWIVFLVSLLESLAFVGLVVPGAVFVIFAGSLAAKGYFDLGDLIWFATMGAILGDGISFRLGTGNPIPFREENRLFKPSYLERGKEFFARHGGASIVIGRFNGLIRAVVPFVAGLAGMRPGRFFLWNAAGAVAWATTHLVAGYLLGEAWRSVEVWATRFEAVLAAVLLFALGGYLTKRFFEKGGKQLLALAGSASRSLSGAISASSFAVNHPSLMAFLRGRFDRTRFSGRPLTLLGLSFLYVILLLGGVIEDLLTADPLVAADTRIENLLNALRDPLMVKIFLWVTHLGRAPMVVAVALTLCAILVLWRRGTFIVPFLVALAGACATAGFGKVVFHRPRPAGVAVYPEWTYSFPSGHAVIATALYGFVVYLLCRHTERWGRRLNILFAGLFLMAAIGFSRLYLGVHFLSDVLGGYLVGLLWLIIGISLAEWRRAGGHSATMPVTATRRAAGAFLLVVLASFSIWSGARYHPSRVLPTAVHTPLPVPSAGMVESFVRYRLPRHTETITAEKREPVNFILTADSDAEVTAAFHAAGWVPVLPASVAAVTRMVGSAVHGEHSPSAPLAPSFWDGKPNDLGFAQPLPLPEGTAGRTEARLWRTPLETGAGTTVYVGVVERTVGYEWGVIPRMTGDLDQTREELARGLIGSGHVSGHEKISLSPPAAGRTLTGSPFFSDGTAWVVHLAKQWSKLPQGFHSPGGYARISAVETIVISHGILAPALT; the protein is encoded by the coding sequence ATGGAACTCATAGACTCCCTCATCCCGAAACTCGAACACTTCCGCATGCTCGGCTACTGGATCGTCTTTCTCGTCTCCCTCCTGGAGTCCCTGGCGTTTGTGGGGCTCGTGGTCCCCGGCGCGGTTTTCGTCATCTTCGCCGGCTCCCTGGCTGCCAAGGGGTACTTCGACCTCGGCGACCTCATCTGGTTCGCAACCATGGGGGCCATCCTCGGCGACGGCATCAGCTTCCGTCTCGGCACGGGGAACCCCATCCCCTTCAGAGAGGAAAACCGGCTGTTCAAGCCGAGTTATCTTGAGCGGGGGAAGGAGTTTTTTGCCCGCCATGGGGGTGCCAGCATTGTTATCGGCAGATTCAACGGCTTGATCAGGGCGGTGGTCCCCTTTGTGGCCGGTCTCGCGGGGATGAGGCCCGGCCGCTTTTTCCTCTGGAACGCGGCGGGCGCCGTCGCCTGGGCCACGACTCACCTTGTGGCGGGGTATCTGCTGGGGGAGGCATGGCGAAGCGTTGAAGTATGGGCGACGCGCTTCGAGGCGGTGCTGGCCGCCGTGCTGCTCTTCGCCCTCGGCGGCTACCTGACGAAGCGTTTCTTCGAGAAGGGGGGAAAGCAGCTCCTTGCCCTTGCCGGTTCCGCATCCCGCTCGCTGAGCGGGGCGATCTCCGCCAGCAGCTTTGCCGTGAACCACCCCTCCCTCATGGCGTTCCTCCGGGGGCGTTTCGACCGCACCCGCTTTTCCGGCCGGCCGCTCACCCTCCTGGGCCTTTCCTTTCTCTACGTCATCCTGCTCCTGGGGGGGGTGATCGAGGACCTTCTGACCGCGGACCCCCTCGTGGCGGCCGATACCCGCATCGAAAACCTTCTCAACGCGTTGCGGGACCCTCTCATGGTCAAGATATTCCTCTGGGTCACCCACCTGGGTCGGGCACCGATGGTGGTCGCCGTCGCCCTCACCCTCTGTGCAATCCTGGTCCTGTGGCGCCGAGGAACCTTCATTGTCCCCTTTCTGGTGGCCCTGGCCGGGGCCTGTGCAACGGCCGGCTTCGGCAAGGTGGTCTTCCACCGCCCCCGGCCGGCGGGGGTCGCGGTCTATCCCGAGTGGACATACTCCTTTCCGAGCGGTCATGCCGTCATCGCCACGGCCCTCTATGGTTTTGTCGTCTACCTCCTCTGCCGCCATACGGAACGATGGGGCCGCCGGCTCAACATCCTCTTCGCCGGTCTTTTCCTCATGGCTGCCATCGGCTTCAGCCGGCTCTACCTGGGGGTCCACTTCCTGAGCGATGTGCTGGGAGGGTACCTCGTGGGGCTCCTCTGGCTGATCATCGGCATCTCCCTCGCCGAGTGGCGCCGTGCCGGCGGCCATTCCGCCACCATGCCCGTGACGGCCACCCGTCGTGCGGCCGGGGCATTCCTGCTGGTTGTACTGGCGAGCTTCTCAATCTGGAGCGGCGCACGCTACCATCCGTCCCGTGTCCTTCCGACCGCCGTACACACCCCTCTCCCCGTCCCGTCTGCCGGCATGGTGGAGAGTTTCGTCCGGTACCGCCTCCCTCGCCACACCGAGACCATCACCGCTGAGAAACGGGAACCCGTGAACTTCATCCTTACGGCCGACAGCGACGCTGAGGTAACCGCGGCGTTCCACGCGGCCGGATGGGTGCCGGTCCTCCCCGCCTCCGTGGCGGCGGTGACCCGCATGGTGGGGAGCGCCGTCCATGGCGAGCACTCCCCCTCGGCCCCCCTTGCGCCGAGCTTCTGGGACGGGAAGCCCAACGACCTGGGATTTGCGCAACCGCTTCCCCTGCCGGAAGGGACGGCGGGGAGGACGGAGGCGCGGCTCTGGCGCACCCCCCTCGAAACCGGAGCGGGGACAACGGTCTATGTGGGGGTTGTGGAGAGGACCGTGGGATATGAATGGGGCGTAATCCCCAGGATGACCGGGGACCTCGATCAGACACGGGAGGAGTTGGCTCGGGGGCTCATCGGATCGGGACATGTCTCCGGCCACGAAAAAATCAGCCTCTCCCCCCCGGCAGCGGGGCGGACCCTGACCGGCTCTCCTTTTTTTAGTGACGGTACGGCCTGGGTTGTCCATCTGGCGAAGCAGTGGTCAAAGCTGCCGCAGGGGTTTCATTCACCCGGTGGATATGCTAGGATTTCCGCGGTTGAAACCATCGTGATTTCCCATGGCATTCTCGCTCCTGCACTGACGTGA
- a CDS encoding glycosyltransferase family 39 protein has protein sequence MNTFSRFFSSREDRPARDLAILCALFCLAFLPILHRIPLLEPDEGRYAEIPREMLESGDFVTPYLNYVKYFEKPPLLYWLNALSFKIFGLNEFAARLPTVLFAILGILLTYHVGRTLYGRRAGLFSALILGTATGYLVLGRFNVIDMILSVCMGATLGFFLLATRPGEKRAALYYHLFYLCAALTVLAKGLIGIVLPGGVIVLYILLTRRWRLLAEMRLLTGIPLFLLAAAPWFVLVSLRNPEFARFFFIHEHFERFLTKVHGRYEPFWFFIPVLAGGMFPWSFFLPAAAKRLWQQRSAARDDGRLFLFLWAAVIFLFFSASDSKLIPYIFPIFPALAILLGEMFSARGDEAAPTERGVPLLVAALFIIVGIGVSLYPHLVPKPRLGVAESAIFGLIFVAGGGACLAALRQESRLAFFRTLAISSLTVGVVGAAIVLASSTDRKSSRDLGLLARANADGATVIASYNTYQQGFSFYAGRRILLVNEKNELDFGSRQGDQSRWFLDDARFFPLWNSPTRVILLVKKDAFPAFRQKTTLPPRQLGEKEKFLLVTNH, from the coding sequence ATGAACACATTCAGCCGTTTCTTCTCCTCACGGGAGGATCGCCCCGCCCGTGACCTCGCCATCCTCTGCGCCCTCTTCTGCCTCGCCTTCCTCCCGATCCTCCACCGGATCCCGCTCCTGGAGCCCGACGAGGGGCGCTACGCGGAGATCCCCCGCGAGATGCTCGAATCGGGGGACTTCGTGACGCCGTATCTCAACTACGTCAAGTATTTCGAGAAGCCGCCGCTCCTCTACTGGCTGAACGCCCTCTCGTTCAAGATCTTCGGGCTCAACGAGTTCGCCGCCCGTCTGCCGACCGTCCTCTTCGCCATCCTCGGCATCCTCCTCACCTACCATGTGGGGAGGACCCTCTACGGCCGGCGTGCGGGGCTCTTCTCCGCCCTGATCCTCGGCACCGCCACCGGCTACCTCGTCCTGGGGCGCTTCAACGTCATCGACATGATTCTGAGCGTCTGCATGGGCGCCACCCTCGGCTTCTTCCTCCTGGCGACGCGCCCCGGCGAAAAGCGTGCCGCGCTCTACTATCATCTCTTCTACCTCTGCGCCGCCCTGACGGTTCTGGCCAAGGGGCTCATCGGGATCGTCCTCCCCGGCGGGGTGATCGTTCTCTACATCCTCCTCACCCGGCGCTGGCGTCTCCTGGCGGAGATGCGGCTCCTCACCGGCATCCCGCTCTTTCTCCTCGCGGCGGCCCCCTGGTTCGTGCTCGTCTCCCTCCGCAACCCGGAGTTCGCCCGGTTCTTCTTCATCCACGAGCACTTCGAGCGGTTCCTCACCAAGGTCCACGGCCGCTACGAGCCGTTCTGGTTCTTCATCCCGGTGCTCGCCGGCGGAATGTTCCCCTGGTCGTTCTTCCTCCCCGCGGCGGCGAAGCGGCTCTGGCAGCAGCGCTCGGCGGCCCGGGACGACGGCCGGCTCTTCCTCTTTCTCTGGGCGGCGGTCATCTTCCTCTTCTTCTCCGCCTCGGATTCCAAGCTCATCCCGTATATCTTCCCGATCTTTCCGGCCCTGGCAATCCTCCTCGGCGAGATGTTCAGCGCTCGCGGCGACGAAGCCGCGCCGACGGAACGGGGAGTCCCGCTGCTCGTGGCCGCGCTCTTCATCATCGTCGGCATTGGCGTCTCCCTCTACCCCCATCTGGTTCCCAAACCGCGGCTCGGGGTGGCGGAGAGCGCCATCTTCGGCCTCATCTTCGTGGCGGGTGGCGGTGCGTGCCTTGCGGCGCTGCGCCAAGAGAGCCGCCTCGCCTTTTTCCGCACCCTGGCGATCTCCTCCCTGACGGTCGGAGTCGTCGGCGCCGCCATTGTCCTGGCGAGCTCCACGGACCGCAAATCGTCCCGCGACCTGGGGCTCCTGGCGCGGGCCAACGCGGACGGCGCCACCGTCATCGCCAGCTACAACACCTACCAGCAGGGGTTTTCATTCTACGCCGGCCGGCGCATCCTCCTCGTCAACGAGAAGAACGAGCTCGACTTCGGGAGCCGCCAGGGGGACCAGAGCCGCTGGTTCCTGGATGACGCACGGTTTTTCCCGCTCTGGAACTCCCCCACCCGGGTCATCCTGCTCGTGAAGAAGGACGCCTTCCCTGCCTTCCGCCAGAAGACCACCCTCCCGCCGCGGCAACTGGGGGAGAAGGAAAAGTTCCTGCTCGTCACGAACCATTAA
- a CDS encoding DegT/DnrJ/EryC1/StrS family aminotransferase, with translation MRSEFLPFSRPTIEDDEINEVVDSLKSGWITTGPKVKRFEEAFKAYIGAPYAIPLSSATAGLHLTLLALKLDDGDEIITTPMTFASTVSMIVLCGAKPVLVDIEPGTLNIEAARIREKITPRTKAIIPVHFAGQSCDMDPIFALANEFGLTVIEDAAHAAGTEYKGKKIGTFDSVSIFSFHPNKNITTGEGGMVCTPDEALAEEVSLLKFHGMSREAWKRFAASGTPNYDILLPGFKYNMMDIQAAIGLHQLPKLDGFIEKRREIAEYYNEAFAGVEELAIPALAPYAQRHAWHLYTPLVRVEKLTIDRDAFMAELKNLNIGTGLHYKAIHHHAWYRENMPIPQGALPNADYASDRILSLPLFPTMTMDDARDVVEAVKTVIARSRK, from the coding sequence GTGCGCAGCGAATTTCTCCCCTTTTCCCGGCCCACCATCGAGGATGACGAGATCAACGAGGTCGTCGACTCCCTGAAGTCGGGATGGATCACCACCGGCCCCAAGGTGAAGCGCTTCGAGGAGGCGTTCAAGGCTTACATCGGCGCCCCCTACGCCATCCCCCTGAGCTCCGCGACGGCCGGGCTCCACCTGACGCTTCTCGCCCTGAAGCTGGACGACGGGGACGAGATCATCACTACCCCCATGACCTTCGCCTCCACGGTGAGCATGATCGTCCTCTGCGGGGCGAAGCCGGTGCTCGTCGACATCGAGCCGGGAACCCTCAACATCGAAGCGGCGCGAATCCGCGAGAAGATCACCCCCCGCACGAAGGCGATCATCCCGGTCCACTTCGCCGGCCAGTCGTGCGACATGGACCCGATCTTCGCCCTGGCCAACGAGTTCGGCCTCACCGTCATCGAGGACGCGGCCCATGCCGCCGGCACCGAGTACAAGGGGAAGAAGATCGGCACCTTCGACTCGGTTTCCATCTTCTCCTTCCACCCCAACAAGAATATCACCACCGGCGAGGGGGGGATGGTCTGCACCCCCGACGAGGCCCTGGCCGAGGAGGTTTCACTCCTGAAGTTCCACGGCATGAGCCGCGAGGCGTGGAAGCGCTTCGCCGCCAGCGGCACCCCCAACTACGACATCCTCCTCCCCGGCTTCAAGTACAATATGATGGACATCCAGGCCGCCATCGGCCTCCACCAGCTCCCCAAGTTGGACGGTTTCATCGAGAAGCGCCGGGAGATCGCCGAATATTACAACGAGGCCTTTGCCGGCGTCGAAGAACTGGCCATCCCGGCCCTCGCCCCCTACGCCCAGCGCCACGCCTGGCACCTCTACACGCCGCTGGTCCGGGTGGAAAAGCTCACCATCGACCGCGACGCCTTCATGGCGGAGCTGAAGAATCTCAACATCGGCACCGGCCTCCACTACAAGGCGATCCACCACCACGCCTGGTACCGGGAGAACATGCCGATCCCCCAAGGGGCCCTCCCCAATGCCGACTACGCCTCGGACCGCATCCTCTCCCTCCCCCTCTTCCCGACCATGACCATGGACGACGCCCGGGACGTGGTGGAAGCGGTAAAAACCGTTATCGCAAGGAGCAGAAAGTAG
- a CDS encoding 4-deoxy-4-formamido-L-arabinose-phosphoundecaprenol deformylase, with the protein MPPTIALKIDVDTYVGTRDGVPRLLEIFDRFGIKGTFYFSMGPDNSGKAIRRIFTRKGFLRKMFRTRAPSVYGLRTLMYGVLLPPPIIADKVPHVLRETAARGHEVGIHCWDHVKWHDLLPWIPRNMIALELGRAFALYEDILGRRAKTTAAPGWTVSPDSLEIQDALFLTYCSDSRGSHPFYPVMEGRRFKTLQIPTTLPTMDEVLGENGITAATVNDHYLTLVKPEGLTVHTIHAELEGGVLAPVFIDLLERLRARGARFVTLAEAAAEAMRGPIPCCGLTMGELEGRAGTVALQGSEVGTPQTKAP; encoded by the coding sequence ATGCCACCCACCATTGCCCTCAAAATCGACGTCGACACCTACGTCGGCACCCGTGACGGGGTACCGCGGCTCCTGGAGATCTTCGACCGTTTCGGGATCAAGGGGACGTTCTACTTCTCCATGGGGCCCGACAACAGCGGCAAGGCGATCCGCCGCATCTTCACCCGCAAGGGGTTCCTGCGGAAGATGTTCCGGACGAGGGCGCCGTCGGTCTACGGCCTGCGGACCCTGATGTACGGCGTGCTCCTGCCGCCGCCGATCATCGCGGACAAGGTCCCCCACGTCCTGCGGGAGACCGCCGCCCGGGGGCACGAGGTCGGCATCCACTGCTGGGACCACGTCAAGTGGCACGACCTCCTCCCCTGGATTCCGCGGAACATGATCGCCCTGGAGCTCGGCCGGGCCTTCGCCCTCTACGAGGATATCCTCGGCCGGCGGGCCAAGACCACCGCGGCGCCGGGGTGGACCGTCTCCCCCGACTCCCTGGAGATCCAGGACGCTCTCTTCCTCACCTACTGCAGCGATAGCCGGGGGAGCCACCCCTTCTACCCGGTCATGGAGGGACGGCGCTTCAAAACCCTCCAGATCCCGACTACCCTCCCGACCATGGACGAAGTCCTGGGGGAGAACGGCATCACCGCCGCCACCGTGAACGATCACTACCTCACCCTCGTGAAGCCGGAGGGGCTCACCGTCCACACCATCCATGCCGAACTGGAGGGGGGAGTTCTCGCTCCGGTCTTCATCGACCTGCTGGAGCGACTCCGGGCGAGGGGGGCGCGCTTCGTCACCCTGGCGGAAGCGGCGGCGGAGGCAATGCGGGGGCCCATCCCCTGCTGCGGGCTGACAATGGGTGAGCTTGAAGGGCGTGCCGGCACGGTGGCACTCCAGGGCTCCGAAGTCGGGACTCCGCAGACGAAGGCCCCCTGA
- a CDS encoding bifunctional UDP-4-keto-pentose/UDP-xylose synthase, giving the protein MKVLILGVNGFIGNALTHRILTTTDWEVYGLDMACDKLERSLGDPRFHFLEGDITINKEWIEYNIKKCDVVLPLVAIATPVTYVKDPLRVFELDFEENLKIIRQCVKYKKRVIFPSTSEVYGMSPDREFDEENSPLMLGPINKQRWIYSCAKQMLDRVIYAYGEQEGLRYTLFRPFNWIGPKLDSISTAKEGSSRVLTQFLYNILAGEPIQLVDGGNQRRSFTFVEDGVDCLMRIIENKDGKADGGIFNIGNPGNDLSVKELAEKLIALVKEYPAYRDRAEACKIVEVSSGQFYGKGYQDMLTRVPSVKNAKARLGWEPKTVIDDALRKTLDFYLIEEKEKIEHLL; this is encoded by the coding sequence ATGAAAGTACTGATCCTCGGCGTCAACGGCTTCATCGGCAACGCCCTCACCCACCGCATCCTCACCACCACCGACTGGGAGGTCTACGGCCTGGACATGGCCTGCGACAAGCTGGAGCGCTCCCTGGGGGACCCCCGCTTCCACTTCCTGGAGGGGGACATCACCATCAACAAGGAGTGGATCGAATACAACATCAAGAAGTGCGACGTGGTCCTGCCGCTGGTGGCCATCGCCACGCCGGTCACCTACGTGAAGGATCCCCTCCGGGTCTTCGAGCTCGATTTTGAGGAGAACCTCAAAATCATCCGCCAGTGCGTGAAGTACAAGAAGCGGGTCATCTTCCCCTCCACCTCCGAGGTCTACGGCATGAGCCCGGACCGGGAGTTCGACGAGGAGAACTCCCCCCTCATGCTCGGCCCCATCAACAAGCAGCGCTGGATCTACTCCTGCGCCAAGCAGATGCTCGACCGGGTCATCTACGCCTACGGCGAGCAGGAGGGGCTGCGCTACACCCTCTTCCGCCCCTTCAACTGGATCGGTCCGAAGCTGGACTCCATCTCCACCGCCAAGGAGGGGAGCTCCCGGGTCCTGACCCAGTTCCTCTACAACATCCTGGCCGGCGAGCCGATCCAGCTGGTGGACGGCGGCAACCAGCGCCGCTCCTTCACCTTCGTGGAGGACGGCGTCGACTGCCTCATGCGGATCATCGAGAACAAGGACGGTAAGGCCGACGGCGGCATCTTCAACATCGGCAACCCGGGGAACGACCTGTCGGTGAAGGAGCTGGCGGAGAAGCTGATCGCCCTGGTGAAGGAATACCCCGCCTACCGCGACAGGGCCGAAGCATGCAAGATCGTCGAGGTCTCCTCGGGGCAGTTCTACGGTAAGGGGTACCAGGACATGCTGACCCGCGTCCCCTCCGTGAAGAACGCCAAGGCGCGGCTCGGCTGGGAACCGAAGACGGTCATCGACGACGCGCTGCGCAAGACCCTCGACTTCTATCTGATCGAGGAGAAGGAAAAGATCGAGCATTTGCTGTAA
- a CDS encoding formyltransferase yields the protein MTKLVVCAYHNVGYRCLEELLKQGAEVALVFTHEDSPTEEIWFQSVRELAERHGIPYLTTDINEPVNVAKVRELAPDFLFSFYYRNMIKPEVLEIPRRGALNLHGSWLPQYRGRVPVNWAVINGETETGATLHHMVTKPDAGDIVDREKVAIAFTDTAFDVFTKVTEAAVTVIARSYPLLTAGTAPRIPMDLAEGSYFGGRRPADGLIDWTKSAVQVYNLIRGVTHPYPGAFTYLDGKKVIVWSAWPAEGSAAPGAIVSAAPLLVGTGEGLLELRSLQAEGENEVAADQFTAAALSAEKRFTHS from the coding sequence ATGACTAAGCTCGTCGTCTGCGCCTATCACAACGTCGGCTACCGCTGCCTGGAGGAGTTGCTGAAGCAGGGAGCCGAGGTAGCGCTCGTCTTCACCCACGAAGATTCACCCACGGAGGAGATCTGGTTCCAGTCGGTCCGGGAACTGGCGGAGCGCCACGGCATCCCGTACCTGACCACCGACATCAACGAGCCGGTCAACGTGGCGAAGGTGCGGGAACTGGCCCCCGACTTCCTCTTCTCCTTCTACTACCGGAACATGATCAAGCCGGAGGTGCTGGAGATCCCCCGCAGGGGCGCCCTGAATCTCCACGGCTCCTGGCTCCCCCAGTACCGGGGACGGGTGCCGGTGAACTGGGCGGTGATCAACGGCGAGACCGAGACCGGCGCCACGCTCCATCACATGGTGACAAAGCCCGACGCCGGCGACATCGTGGACCGGGAGAAGGTCGCCATCGCCTTCACTGACACCGCCTTCGACGTCTTCACCAAGGTGACCGAGGCGGCGGTGACGGTCATCGCCCGGAGCTACCCGCTCCTGACCGCGGGAACCGCACCCCGCATCCCCATGGACCTGGCGGAGGGGAGCTACTTCGGCGGCCGCCGGCCGGCCGACGGCCTCATCGACTGGACGAAAAGCGCCGTACAGGTCTACAACCTCATTCGCGGGGTCACCCATCCCTACCCCGGCGCCTTCACCTATCTGGACGGGAAGAAGGTGATCGTCTGGAGCGCTTGGCCGGCGGAGGGGAGCGCCGCTCCCGGCGCCATCGTCTCGGCGGCCCCTCTCCTGGTCGGGACCGGAGAAGGCTTACTGGAGCTTCGCTCGCTCCAGGCCGAAGGTGAGAACGAGGTTGCGGCGGACCAGTTCACCGCCGCCGCGCTGTCTGCAGAAAAACGATTCACCCATTCGTAG